The Oncorhynchus mykiss isolate Arlee chromosome 8, USDA_OmykA_1.1, whole genome shotgun sequence genome includes the window tcagaaaacttggagGGCCAAATCAAATCACCCACAtccttcaacaacaaaaaaatctaattcatacaatatgttatgaatttgtaaGTGCTTAAGATCCTGTTCAATCTCTTAAGTAACTTGTGAGGCTAAATTTCTTAACACCTAAATTAAATCCACGTTATCTTTGTGAATGTCTCTTACAGCATGACTCCATCAACACACCCCAAAGCCGACCTGGAGTCCAACTTCTGCAGAAACCCTGATGGGGACAGCAAAGGTCCATGGTGCTACACAACAGACCCTGACACCAGATGGGAGACCTGTAATGTCCAGAACTGCAGCGGTACCCTCAATATCTTGTTATGTCCCAATAAGCTAATGAAACAGCTGTTGTCATGTTGGCACAAAAGTTAAGATTTCAAAAACACTAAATTACTATCTATATTTAACAAAGAGTTGACTACTTTTTTTATTCACTCGCTCATCATGAcagttcaatttaaaaaatgcaGTGGATGTAATTTGGAAGTGTTTTATTTCTAAAGTGCTGTGGTTTGGTCCATAGAGGAATGCATGCACTGCAGTGGTAAGAACTACAGGGGAAAGATCTCCACCACTGAGAATGGCTACACCTGCCAGCACTGGAACGCCCAGAAACCTCACAACCATGGCTACATTCCCAGCGCGTaataggctctctctctctcgctctctctctctctctccctctctctctctctctctctctctgtctgtctctgtgtgtgtctctctctctctctctctccctctctctctctcagtaataTCTGTGTAATAACTCTGACTGTGAGCTCCAAacgtattgggacagtgacacattttgtattgttttgtacTCCAACTCTATCGATTTTGAAATTATACAACGACTATGAGGTTAAcgtttaatttgagggtatttccatccatatcgggtgaaccgtttagaaattacagcactttttgtacattgtccctccattttaggggaccaaaagtattgtgtattaaagtagtcaaaagtctTTGGTCCTATATTCATACCATGCAATGACTAAATCAATCTTGTGACTTTACAAATTTGTCGGATGCATTTGccgtttgttttggttgtgtttcagattattttgtgtccaATTGAAAAGAAtgctaaataatgtattgtgtcattttggagtcacttgtattgtaaataagaatataatgtttctaaacacttattCATTCATGTGGATTATTATGATTATAGATCATCCTGaattaattgtgaataatgataagTGAGCAAAGTTACAGATACATAAAtattagcatgtcttgggggaaTGATATTTGTGCGGGTGTAACTttctcctaggccgtcattgaaaataagaatttgttcttaactgacttgcctagttaaataaaaatgtacaaaaacTGCTTTAATTTCTAAACTGCTTTAATTTCACCCGTTaaggatgaaaataccctcaaatgtaAGTTTATAATCTGCACTTGAACctcatcatttcaaatccaaagtgccggagtacaaaaaacaaaaaatgtgtcactgtcccaatacttttgggcTCACTGTATATGTCTAACCATGTGCTCCTTCATCTcgttctctcccccaccccccaccctccctgtctctccagtcTCCTTGAGAAGTACCTGGAGGAAAATTACTGTAGGAACCCAGACGGAGACCCCAGACCCTGGTGTTTCACCACCAGCCCCTCCAAACGCTGGGACTTCTGCTCTATCCCTCGCTGCAGTGAGCTATCATAGATATACAACACTATTCCTAGTATATTGTCTATGGCTTTCGTAACCTGGACCCTTTCTACTCCATACTAGCGACTCTGTCAccccatttattattttcatcTTGTATCTCTTTTGTCTCCCATGACCCCTGTTTCCCCTGCTCTTTCACATAAATATAAACAATTGTATTAAAACATGAGTTTACTAACTCCCAGGGAGTTttcctcactctttccctctcccctagCCTCTGACCCTCCCAGGGTGGTGGAGGAGCTCACCTGTGCCACAGGCGACGGCAGTGCCTACAGGGGAACCATCGGAGTGACAGCATCTGGGAAAGCCTGTCAGGTCTGGGCAACTCAGACGCCCCAACAGCACAACAGAACTCCAGACAACTACCCATGCAAGTAAGATAGACCCACGAGATTGGGCAACTTGTTTTTACTCAAGCAAGAACCAAACGTTGCGTTTGTCAGTGTAGTAGATCAGTGTTTTAATGTCTAATAAATACAGGCTGACTGTGATTTAACCAATATGTGTGGTTGTTTGTGCTCCTGTCAGAGGCCTGGAACTGAACTACTGCAGGAACCCAGACCATGAGAAGATGCCCTGGTGCTTTACTACAGACCCAGAGACGCGCTGGGAGTACTGCAAGGTGCCTAGCTGTGGAGATGTTCCTGGACCAGGTCACTTGACACTGcagcatgatgatgatgataatgaagaTTACATTGATGATGTTTAATGCACTGGATTTATATAGCTTTCCCAAATGCTAAAATCACTATATACTAACTACATAGCGAAACTCATGTCATCCACTAGCAATCCATACAGCCTACATTTTTCACCAAAATTCATATTTAATTTGGTTGATGTGGCTCATATTGTTTTTAAACCTCAGATTACGCAGCTCCCCCTCCAGCTGAGGAAGACTGCTATGTGGGCGACGGGACCGACTATCGTGGTATGGTGACAGAGACCATCAGTGGGAAGAGATGCCAGTCCTGGAGCTCGATGACACCTCACAGTCACAATAAGACACCGCAGGTCTTCCCTAAAGCGTGAGGCCTAGAGCATAGTCAAATAATCTCTaaccactgggcaaaaactggttgaatctacgttgtttccacgtcatttaaaACTACAAAATCTATGGGATGACactgaatcaacgtggaaaactgattagatttgcaaaaagtcatcaacataagggcATTTAGATCttgtgtaaatcaaaactagatgttgaactgatgtctgtgtcAAGTGGGCAATGTATATCTCTAGCTTTATCTCTGTCTTCTACTATCTAGTCATTAAAAGCCAAACAATGTAATATGTCATCTTCAGTGTCTGAGGACATTATGTATTTTATATGTGCTTCACAGCGATTTGAGAAGAAACCTGTGTAGGAACCCTGATGGCGACCGTGCACCATGGTGCTACACCACTGACCCCTCTGTTCGTTGGGAGTTCTGCAGTGTGAATAGATGCCCAACTGCTCCCAAGCCTACTCCTAAACCTGACAAACATGACCAGCCCGAACCAAAACCCTCCCAGGCACCATCAGACGACAGCAGAGGTAATCTATCCATAGCACTGATGATATATACAGTGAAATATACAGTGATCTCCAAaagtattgtgttgttgttttgcaaTTTGgatttttgttaattttttttattattatttttttgttgaatttttacccccttttttctccccaatttcatggtatccaattgttgtagtagctactatcttgtctcatcgctacaactcccgtacgggctcgggagagatgaaggttgataGTCATGCGTCccccgatacacaacccaaccagcctcactgcttcttaacacagcacgcctccaacccagaagccagccgcaccaatgtgtcggaggctacaccgtgcctggcaaccttggttagcgcgcactgcgcccggcccgccacaggagtcgctggtgcgcgatgagacaaggacatccctaccgaccaagccctccctaacccggacgatgctaggccaattgtgcgtcaccccacggacctcccggtcgcggccggttacgacagagcctgggcgcgaacccagggactctgatggcagctggcactgcagtacagcgcccttaaccactgcgccacccgggaggcttgtCAGCTTTATTTTGAGAGCATTTTCATCCATATCtggtgaactgtttagaaattacagcactttttgtgcaTATTCCCCCCATTTTTGGGGACCAAAAGTATTCACTTatgtgtgtattaaagtagtaaaatgtCAAGTATTTGGTCCCGTATTCCTAGCTTGCAATGACTACATTAAGCTTCTGACTATACAAACTTGttagatgcatttgctgtttattttggttgtgtttacgattattttgtgcccaatattAATTAATGGTAAAAAAtatattgtgtcattttgaagtcacttttattgtaaatatgaatagaatatgtttctaaacacttctacatgaatgtggatgctaccattataaaagataatcctgaatgaatcatgaataatgatgagcgAGAAAGTTAGACAAGAATCATGCCACCaagacatactaacctctcaccactACGATAACAGAAGAGGTAAGCATTTCTTGGGGGGGGTATGATATCTATACCTCTGTAaccttctcactcatcattattcacaattcattcagcaTTATCCATAATCATAGTAGTATCCACATTAATTAATTGACAAGAAAAAGTTGAaacgtcttgagtcaataagtattcaacccctttgttatggcaagcctaaatcagtTCAGAAGTAACAATGtgcttaaagctgcaatatgtaactttttgggcgatccaaacaaattcaaaacaaacatgagttatagatctgtcattgtcattgaaagcaagtctaagaagcggtatgtatatatgttctatgtgcgctatttctatgcttcccgttcttacaTTTCGTTTTTgcttcttttactttcggttttgtacaccagcttcaaacagctgaacaaTATAATGTGTTTGcttttggaaaatatatttcacagcagtttagatggtacaatgattatttacactatacttgcttattttgtcaaattaacaaaaaTTAGGCTTAACTATtgcaatttctgcatagtgcatctttaacataataaataataatataataataactcATAATAAGTTgcttggactcactctgtgtgcaataatagtgtttaacatgatttttgaatgactacctcatctctgtaccacacacatacaataaccTGTTAGGTCccttagtcgagcagtgaatttcaaacacagattcaaccacaaagaccagggaggttttccaatgcctcgcaaaggtcACCTATTGGTACATGGGTAAAAATATaaaaagcagacaatgaatacccctttgagcatggtgaagttacactttagatggtgtatcaatactcagggatttcaccatgactttaaaacagttacagagtttaatggctgtgataagagaaaactgaggatggattaataacattgttgttactccacaaaacaaacctaattgacagagaAAAGAAGGTCTGTACAgaagaaaaatattccaaaacatgcatcctgtttggttgtctagcaatgatcaacaacaaatttgacagatcattttgaaaataataatgagcaaatattgtacaacccaggggtgcaaagctcttagagatttaccccgaaagactcacagctgtaattgctggcaaaggcgattctaacatgtattaactcaggtgtgtgaatacttatggagatgagatatttctgtatttcattttcaatacatttgcaaaaatgtctaaaatcgTATTttcaatgtctaaaaacatattcATTTTAAATACAGGCTGTAATATAGTAATTAattactgaaaacactacctagaTTAGAATTCAGTTCAACATTTATTCATTCACTCTACATTGTCAATGTTGTCAATGTTGAGGGAAGAAATGTTATCCCTGATATTGTTTTCTGTTGACTGGCTTTCAGATTGCAAGGTGGGCAATGGGGGGACATACAGGGGTCCTACTTCCATGACCATGTTGGGTGTCACCTGTCAGAGTTGGAGCGCCCAGAGCCCCCATCAGCACGCCAGCTTCACCCCTGAATCCCACCCTGACAAAGGCATGGAGTCCAATGTAAGTTCAAGGAGTCTTCTTATAAGACATATTTAAATCATGTCAGATGATACTGCAAAAGTATTGCATATGACAGACATTTGGGAAGATGTACTTACATTTATTCAGCGCCCCTTTTCACTTTTAGAATTGTAGAAACCCTGACAATGATGTGAATGGACCATGGTGCTACACCACAGACAGAAACCAGAAATGGGACTACTGCCAAATCCCAGATTGCGGTATGTGGACTACTGTGACCAGGGTGCAAATTGTTGGGGAGCCAGGGGGGCTCAGCTCCCCTGAATGAGACATTAGCTCTACTAAATACAACAAAGTCAACATTTGGGGGGTGTCTAAATAATGCAAATTTAAACATTCTCCTTTTTTAAATGCAGtggtaaatacactgctcaaaaaaataaagggaacacttaaacaacacaatgtaactccaagtcaatcacacttctgtgaaatcaaactgtccacttaggaagcaacactgattgacaataaatttcacatgctgtcgtgcaaatggaatagacaacaggtggaaattatgtgcaattagcaagacacccccaataaaggagtggttctgcaggtggtaaccacagaccacttctcagttcctatgcttcctggctgatgttttggtcacttttgaatgctggcggtgctttcactctagtggtagcatgagacggagtctacaactcacacaagtggctcaggtagtgcagctcatccaggatggcacatcaatgcaagctgtggcaagaaggtttgctgtgtctgtcagcgtagtgtccagagcatggaggcgctaccaggagacaggccagtacatcaggagacgtggagtaggccgtaggagggcaacaacccagcagcaggaccgctacctccgcctttgtgcaaggacgagcaggaggagcactgccagagccctgcaaaatgacctccagcaggccacaaatgtgcatgtgtctgctcaaacggtcagaaacagactccatgagggtggtatgagggcccgacgtccacaggtgggggttgtgcttacagcccaacaccgtgcaggacgtttggcatttgccagagaacaccaagattggcaaattcaccactggcgccctgtgctcttcacagatgaaagcaggttcacactgagcacgtgacagacgtgacagagtctggagacgccgtggagaacgttctgctgcctgcaacatcctccagcatgaccggtttggcggtgggtcagtcatggtgtggggtggcatttctttggggggccgcacagccctccatgtgctcgccagaggtagcctgactgccattaggtcccgagatgagatcctcagacctcttgtgagaccatatgctggtgcggttggccctgggttcctcctaatgcaagacaatgctagacctaatgtggctggaatgtgtcagcagttcctgcaagaggaaggcattgatgctatggactggcccgcccgtttcccagacctgaatccaattgagcacatctgggacatcatgtctcgctccatccaccaacgccacattgcaccacagactgtccaggaattggcggatgctttagtccaggtctgggaggagatccctcaggagaccatccgccacatCATCAGGGGCAtgtccaggcgttgtagggaggtcatacaggcatgtggaggccacacacactactgagcctcattttgacttgttttaaggacattacatcaaagttggatcagcctgtagtgtggttttccactttaattttgagtgtcactccaaatccagacctccatgggttgctaaatttgatttccattgataacttttgtgtgattttgttgtcagcacattcaactatgtaaagaaaaaagtatttaataagaatatttcattcattcagatctaggatgtgttattttagtgttccctttatttttttgatcagtgtatgttttacagtggtaaatatcaAAATAAAAGCTTTCAAATGAAACAAacacccccacctctctgtcATGGTTTAAACCATTTATTTCTACGTGGCTGCACAAACCTCCCTGTCCACAGCACTGTTCACTCAGTAGTGCTGAATTTTGGCCATTGCTGAGCTCCTTTTAAAAGCATAGATTTTCCTTTGCACTTGCTCATTTTCGCCATTTGTTTGCCATGCGCCCTTTGACAAAAAAGAGCATATGCCTTTATTCCAATGTATTAGATTTATCCGTTGATTTATCGTTTGGTTTTGTCAGTCAGCTGTTTAGAGCACTCATTGCGGTGTTCTCTGAGCCAGAAGAAGTAGACCATTTATTTAGC containing:
- the LOC110529597 gene encoding plasminogen, with the translated sequence MDLYKTTFLLGTLLSAVSAVVLDEYAKTEGAWILSLVKREYSVGTVLECAIKCNIEPAFTCRSFMYVEKDQECLTIPANGKIESVLRRTSTSLYEKKEYLMECVNGIGMDYRGTKSKTNSGKTCQRWASKYPHKPNMTPSTHPKADLESNFCRNPDGDSKGPWCYTTDPDTRWETCNVQNCSEECMHCSGKNYRGKISTTENGYTCQHWNAQKPHNHGYIPSALLEKYLEENYCRNPDGDPRPWCFTTSPSKRWDFCSIPRCTSDPPRVVEELTCATGDGSAYRGTIGVTASGKACQVWATQTPQQHNRTPDNYPCKGLELNYCRNPDHEKMPWCFTTDPETRWEYCKVPSCGDVPGPDYAAPPPAEEDCYVGDGTDYRGMVTETISGKRCQSWSSMTPHSHNKTPQVFPKADLRRNLCRNPDGDRAPWCYTTDPSVRWEFCSVNRCPTAPKPTPKPDKHDQPEPKPSQAPSDDSRDCKVGNGGTYRGPTSMTMLGVTCQSWSAQSPHQHASFTPESHPDKGMESNNCRNPDNDVNGPWCYTTDRNQKWDYCQIPDCAGLKCGQPVTKPRRCFGRIVGGCVSKPHSWPWQISLRTNTGVHFCGGTLIAPQWVLTAVHCLESSKRPSAYMVVLGTHTEGANEPSKQERKLEKLILGPGETDIALLKLESPAIINDKVLPACLPEKDYVVPPGTECYVTGWGETQGTGGEGLLKETGFPVIENKVCNRPAYLNNRIKDHEMCAGNIEGGADSCQGDSGGPLVCHAQNTFVLQGVTSWGLGCANAMKPGVYVRVSKFTDWINSQIKMNS